In Hallerella succinigenes, the following are encoded in one genomic region:
- the metK gene encoding methionine adenosyltransferase — MAHYLFTSESVSKGHPDKVCDQISDAILDACLAQDPNSRVACETLVNTGLVVISGEITTKAVIDYQQIARKTIKSIGYVNPELAFDYKGCSVLVAMDKQSPDIAQGVDAKAADGKEDDKQGAGDQGMMFGYAVNETKELMPLPISLAHKLMEEIQNLRESGKIKWLRPDAKSQVTVEYDENDNPVRVDTIVISTQHDEFVKGKELKHSQIEKEIVEKLIKKVIPAKLLDKKTRYLVNPTGKFVVGGPHGDCGLTGRKIIVDTYGGMGRHGGGAFSGKDPSKVDRSAAYAARYVAKNIVAAGLAHRCEVQLAYAIGYSKPVSILVNTFGTGKVDDRKIEEVVSKTFDLSPAGIVKMLDLKKPGYQATAALGHFGRTGARFTWEKTDKVAALKKTLKV; from the coding sequence ATGGCCCACTATCTTTTTACTTCCGAATCCGTGTCCAAAGGACACCCAGACAAAGTTTGCGACCAGATTTCGGACGCAATCCTCGACGCCTGCCTCGCTCAGGACCCGAATAGCCGCGTCGCTTGCGAAACCCTCGTCAATACAGGTCTCGTCGTCATTTCCGGCGAAATCACCACCAAGGCTGTCATTGACTACCAGCAGATCGCCCGCAAAACAATCAAGAGCATCGGCTATGTGAATCCGGAACTCGCCTTTGATTACAAGGGTTGCTCCGTTCTCGTCGCCATGGACAAGCAGTCTCCGGACATCGCCCAGGGGGTGGATGCCAAGGCAGCCGATGGCAAGGAAGACGACAAGCAGGGCGCCGGCGACCAGGGCATGATGTTCGGCTACGCCGTGAACGAAACCAAGGAATTGATGCCGCTCCCGATTTCTCTTGCCCACAAGCTTATGGAAGAAATCCAGAACCTTCGCGAATCGGGCAAGATCAAGTGGCTTCGTCCGGACGCCAAGTCGCAGGTCACCGTCGAATATGACGAAAACGACAATCCGGTCCGCGTTGACACGATCGTCATTAGCACCCAGCACGACGAATTCGTGAAGGGCAAGGAACTGAAGCATTCCCAGATCGAAAAGGAAATCGTCGAAAAGCTCATCAAGAAGGTGATCCCGGCGAAGCTCCTCGACAAAAAGACCCGTTACCTTGTGAATCCGACCGGCAAGTTTGTCGTCGGCGGTCCGCACGGCGACTGCGGCCTTACCGGTCGTAAAATCATCGTAGACACCTATGGTGGCATGGGCCGCCATGGAGGCGGCGCATTCAGCGGCAAGGACCCGAGCAAGGTCGACCGCAGTGCCGCTTACGCAGCCCGCTACGTGGCAAAGAACATCGTGGCAGCAGGGCTCGCACACCGTTGCGAAGTGCAACTCGCTTATGCCATCGGTTACTCGAAGCCGGTTTCCATTCTCGTGAACACCTTCGGCACCGGGAAGGTGGACGATCGCAAGATCGAAGAAGTCGTTTCCAAGACGTTCGACCTCTCCCCGGCCGGCATCGTGAAGATGCTCGACCTGAAGAAGCCGGGCTACCAGGCAACTGCCGCTCTCGGTCACTTCGGTCGCACCGGCGCACGCTTCACCTGGGAAAAGACCGACAAGGTTGCTGCTCTCAAGAAGACTCTCAAGGTCTAA
- a CDS encoding Nif3-like dinuclear metal center hexameric protein gives MKLKDFSNWLDKLLDPKSFKDYCVDGLCIEANDQVTKVVTGVSFRDRLIDAAIEEKADCILVHHPNGFWKNEDRIPVGHYGERLRRMFQNGISLYGYHLPLDGHMDIGNNALIAKAMGLSVVDGFMFEGEKPVAVIAEFDTCVSKEEFLACAEKAFEHGVQNALLYGSNQIHRVAICSGSGASGIEEALDLGCDAFITGEIKEAVPITCEELKFNLIHCGHHRTEIFGVRALADKIQNELHIPAKFVDLDNPI, from the coding sequence ATGAAACTCAAAGATTTCTCAAATTGGCTGGATAAGTTACTCGACCCGAAATCCTTTAAGGATTATTGCGTGGACGGGCTCTGCATTGAAGCGAATGATCAGGTGACGAAGGTCGTGACAGGCGTGAGCTTTCGCGATCGCTTGATCGATGCTGCGATAGAAGAAAAAGCGGACTGCATTCTGGTGCATCATCCGAATGGATTTTGGAAAAACGAAGATCGTATTCCGGTGGGGCATTACGGCGAGCGTCTTCGCCGCATGTTCCAGAATGGCATTTCTCTTTACGGTTACCATTTGCCGTTGGACGGCCACATGGACATTGGCAACAATGCCCTGATCGCGAAAGCGATGGGCTTGAGCGTAGTGGACGGCTTTATGTTCGAAGGCGAAAAGCCCGTGGCCGTCATTGCGGAATTTGACACTTGTGTTTCGAAGGAAGAATTTCTTGCTTGTGCCGAAAAGGCTTTTGAGCATGGAGTCCAGAATGCTCTGTTGTACGGTTCAAATCAAATTCACCGTGTTGCTATCTGCAGCGGCTCGGGCGCAAGCGGCATTGAAGAAGCTCTGGACTTGGGATGTGACGCTTTTATTACCGGTGAAATCAAGGAAGCGGTTCCCATCACCTGTGAAGAGCTCAAATTCAACCTGATCCACTGTGGACATCATCGCACGGAAATCTTTGGCGTGCGAGCCTTGGCGGATAAAATTCAAAACGAACTACACATTCCGGCGAAGTTCGTTGATTTGGATAATCCGATTTAA
- a CDS encoding TIGR02171 family lipoprotein codes for MPHLILISLLFLLICACSDSSSGSSSHEEDPNADTLHVGMIAIPAKSNSTTLGTNEAGSSSETPAMQVSFDYAFSIGKHEVTRKEYAEWTGKDIEKADSLPMTNITYYDAILAANARSKKEKLDTAYSYSKATFVDGNCTSIEALSFFPSSNGYRLPTEAEWVYAAEFGGFTPDGSWNSKNSNDSLHPVCTTESSTTLCDMAGNAMEWVNDWLGNFKDTTIANYIGSPNGGALGERILKGGSYQNKPENMKVYSRGDVYTVTSSTKTNYVGFRLAVGAIPNAQYFNSEGTTNSTIIPVASAQALKSKIGTTHARLAFRDDDLGKIIVIEYACGNNAVFEPKKRGEPYHLTISPNGQWIAYSTQPEGISGFDTLYIQAFNAADTTFFRYKKVSAAEPRWHVTNYTDTSLIFGTSGGNNESDGTFFQEKTYELQFNKKEFGSLTQLFDGSYHGGISYDKNFAVTGSKLLRVHSDDSDTIWYNGEQACNASLSKDSSKRTLFLDFGSETGRKFADENYSAHERILIADSLGKLIQAIPSPDGYAFDHTEWTTNPNLILATLTDSEGRHSKIVLVDIRDSSVLTLVEGNELWHPALWIEQGRNMFPVDTTLSIDSLGVYMLETSNLASRILKVKMDLFWTTRSYAEVIITGSSRSFSGIDPTLISAGYAVNHSYSAQDMAGTEFFISHYYLPHEPKIKTIAIALDIDRWIFTDEDFLELYHSVPGYLYDAHHDFWSDGVPAFMRKYVVDNISPDPNEYGTYAYNRGLYKSHSTGYSENPEVNFSKYNKTSAEYNIQKLCSIIDVARTYGVNVVGIVFPQNPLYISKENIWGRYGPSLSDAKMLLNTLDSIAKVKDNFYILDEYKNGKNDYESEDFANDDHLGLSGAKKLTVRLDSLLLKIQ; via the coding sequence ATGCCTCATTTAATTCTTATCAGTCTTTTGTTTCTTCTCATATGCGCCTGTTCGGATTCTTCAAGCGGAAGCTCTAGCCATGAAGAAGATCCCAATGCAGACACACTCCATGTCGGCATGATTGCAATCCCCGCCAAATCCAACTCGACGACACTCGGAACCAATGAGGCAGGTTCCTCGTCGGAAACCCCAGCCATGCAGGTTTCCTTCGACTACGCCTTTTCCATTGGAAAGCACGAAGTCACCCGCAAAGAATATGCGGAATGGACCGGCAAGGACATCGAAAAAGCAGATTCCCTGCCGATGACAAACATCACCTACTACGACGCGATCCTCGCCGCCAACGCCCGCAGCAAAAAAGAAAAGCTCGACACCGCTTATTCTTACTCCAAAGCGACGTTCGTAGACGGAAACTGCACAAGTATCGAAGCGCTCAGCTTTTTCCCATCGTCCAATGGCTATCGACTTCCGACAGAAGCGGAATGGGTCTACGCAGCGGAATTCGGAGGCTTTACCCCCGACGGATCCTGGAATTCAAAAAATTCTAACGACTCCCTGCACCCGGTTTGCACCACGGAATCTTCCACAACTCTCTGCGACATGGCGGGCAACGCCATGGAATGGGTCAATGATTGGCTCGGCAATTTCAAGGATACGACCATTGCGAACTACATCGGATCCCCCAACGGAGGAGCCCTCGGAGAACGGATTCTCAAAGGCGGAAGCTACCAGAACAAACCAGAAAACATGAAGGTGTATTCCCGCGGTGATGTTTACACGGTCACATCTTCCACAAAAACCAATTACGTCGGATTCCGCCTCGCCGTCGGAGCCATTCCAAATGCCCAGTATTTCAACAGCGAAGGCACGACAAATTCAACCATCATCCCGGTCGCTTCCGCACAGGCTCTAAAATCCAAGATTGGCACGACCCATGCGAGACTCGCCTTCCGCGACGACGACCTGGGAAAAATCATCGTCATTGAATATGCCTGTGGAAACAATGCGGTTTTCGAACCGAAAAAACGCGGAGAACCTTACCATCTCACTATTTCACCGAACGGCCAATGGATCGCCTATTCGACGCAACCGGAAGGTATTTCTGGCTTTGATACTCTTTACATTCAAGCCTTCAACGCTGCAGACACGACCTTCTTCCGCTACAAGAAAGTCTCTGCCGCAGAGCCCCGCTGGCATGTCACCAATTACACGGACACAAGCCTAATCTTTGGAACTTCGGGCGGAAACAATGAAAGCGACGGAACCTTCTTCCAAGAAAAAACATATGAGCTTCAATTCAACAAAAAAGAATTCGGCAGCTTGACTCAGCTTTTTGACGGCTCTTATCACGGAGGGATTTCCTACGACAAGAATTTTGCCGTCACCGGATCCAAGCTTTTGCGCGTTCACTCGGACGACTCAGACACAATCTGGTACAACGGCGAGCAGGCTTGCAACGCATCGCTTTCCAAAGATTCTTCCAAGCGCACTCTCTTCTTAGATTTTGGCAGCGAAACCGGTCGCAAGTTCGCAGATGAAAATTATTCTGCCCACGAACGCATTCTCATCGCCGACAGTCTCGGCAAACTGATCCAAGCAATCCCCTCCCCGGACGGATACGCCTTTGACCACACCGAATGGACCACCAATCCGAACCTGATCCTTGCCACATTGACCGATTCCGAAGGCCGCCATTCCAAAATCGTTCTCGTCGATATCCGTGATTCCAGTGTTCTGACCCTCGTTGAAGGAAACGAGCTTTGGCATCCAGCCCTTTGGATCGAACAAGGAAGAAACATGTTCCCTGTTGATACGACCCTTTCTATCGACAGTCTTGGCGTGTACATGCTCGAAACGTCCAATCTCGCAAGCCGCATTCTTAAAGTCAAAATGGATCTGTTTTGGACAACGCGCTCCTATGCGGAAGTGATCATCACCGGATCTTCCCGTTCCTTCTCCGGCATCGACCCCACCCTGATTTCGGCGGGCTATGCGGTCAACCATTCTTATTCCGCACAAGACATGGCTGGCACGGAATTCTTTATCAGCCATTATTACCTGCCGCACGAGCCAAAGATCAAAACGATTGCGATTGCCCTGGATATCGACCGCTGGATCTTTACAGATGAAGATTTCTTAGAACTCTATCATAGCGTCCCAGGTTACCTCTACGATGCCCATCATGATTTCTGGAGCGACGGCGTGCCTGCCTTTATGCGAAAATATGTCGTGGACAACATTTCCCCAGATCCAAATGAATACGGGACTTACGCCTATAACCGCGGACTTTACAAGTCTCATTCCACCGGCTACAGCGAAAATCCCGAAGTGAATTTTTCGAAATACAACAAAACAAGCGCCGAGTACAATATTCAGAAGTTGTGCTCAATTATCGACGTCGCTAGGACCTATGGGGTCAACGTTGTCGGCATCGTCTTCCCGCAAAACCCGCTCTACATTTCCAAGGAAAACATCTGGGGACGTTACGGACCTTCGCTTTCGGACGCCAAAATGCTTTTGAACACACTCGATTCCATCGCAAAAGTCAAAGACAATTTCTACATCTTGGACGAATACAAGAATGGCAAAAACGATTACGAATCCGAAGATTTTGCAAATGATGACCATCTAGGTCTTTCAGGTGCAAAAAAGCTCACCGTCCGTTTGGATTCTCTGCTCTTAAAAATCCAATAA
- a CDS encoding exodeoxyribonuclease III, whose protein sequence is MRIYSWNVNGIRSAEKKGFNDWFKKTQPELLCLQETRAELNQVPEEIQAPEGYFCYWNACQKKKGYSGTAILSQIEPDAVEYGFGIDEFDEEGRVVQLIFPDWVLNSIYFPNGGQGEDRVDYKLRFYDAYLDNCMDWIKRGRHVVTLGDFNTCHQEIDIARPKENSGISGFLPVERAWIDKFIAAGFEDSFRLMHPNLADSYTWWSNRANSRERNVGWRIDYAFVDSALKSYVTDASIYPEVQGSDHCPISVDLELPFPPIDTSKDESF, encoded by the coding sequence ATGCGTATCTATAGCTGGAATGTGAACGGTATCCGCTCTGCAGAAAAGAAGGGGTTCAATGACTGGTTCAAGAAGACCCAGCCAGAACTGCTCTGTTTGCAGGAAACTCGTGCCGAACTGAATCAGGTCCCCGAAGAAATTCAGGCCCCGGAAGGCTATTTCTGCTATTGGAACGCTTGCCAGAAAAAGAAGGGCTACAGCGGAACGGCGATCTTGAGTCAGATAGAACCGGACGCTGTGGAATATGGCTTTGGAATCGATGAATTTGACGAAGAAGGCCGCGTGGTCCAGCTCATTTTCCCAGATTGGGTTTTGAACTCCATCTATTTCCCGAACGGTGGACAGGGCGAAGATCGTGTGGACTACAAGCTCCGCTTTTACGACGCTTACCTCGACAACTGCATGGACTGGATCAAGCGCGGACGCCACGTGGTGACTCTCGGCGACTTCAACACCTGCCATCAGGAAATCGACATTGCCCGCCCCAAGGAAAATTCCGGCATCAGCGGATTTTTGCCGGTGGAACGCGCCTGGATCGACAAATTTATCGCCGCTGGTTTTGAAGATTCCTTCCGCCTCATGCATCCGAATCTGGCAGATTCTTACACCTGGTGGTCCAACCGAGCCAATTCCCGCGAACGGAACGTCGGCTGGCGCATTGATTACGCCTTTGTGGATTCCGCCCTCAAGAGCTATGTGACGGACGCTTCGATTTATCCGGAAGTACAAGGCTCGGACCATTGCCCGATCAGCGTCGATCTTGAACTTCCGTTCCCGCCGATCGATACGAGTAAGGACGAATCTTTTTAA
- a CDS encoding RelA/SpoT family protein codes for MATEQLQLAQEHIIHVLMKKNPALDEQKLRSAVSFIAEAHKGQFRKSGMPYTEHPYEVAKIIADMKLDTSSVLAGLLHDVVEDTPHTLAEIKSRFGEDTAFMVDAVTKISAAQKQGNKVEQKAETYRKFINAMAKDPRVIMTKIADRLHNMRTLQYMKPEKRKIIAQETLDIYTPLTHRFGLYQFKSELEDLAFKYLNPVEYKRIVDHLLSTKEERERYIKSVVRPLQIKMVLEDFDCKISGRTKNIYSIYGKMLSRGCSLDEIFDIFAIRIIVDTIPECYLALGYVHNLWTPIQGLFKDYIATPKPNLYQSIHTTVIGPENKMVEVQIRTKDMDLTAEKGFAAHWAYKLETQRSGEELEWLDRLAKLQAEIPDSTEYLNFLHVDLKDEGITVFTPKGDSIELPEGSTVLDFAFAVHTQLGLHCVGARINNDVISATRTVKNGATIQVLTSHNQNPLPEWLEIVRTEKAKQELRRWMRTSIVKEAQILGKELWMRELRIFKITKAEEQPKTEEICEFFNVKTIEEFYEKLGQGEMALSELEKFIQKIHPEKFKEADPTSPVKLFVTDQADESQLPVEVGNESSLLIHFANCCSPIPGEPIVGALMPKHGIEIHRKDCPHLPMIPESRRISMEWNRDSKKEFLVHLKIITDDRKGITTDIMDATARAKVFIERMSVVSGKKNGRVRLVFRIARRDMLDHLIEEIRKISGVHEVTRL; via the coding sequence ATGGCTACGGAACAATTACAACTTGCACAAGAGCACATCATTCACGTGCTCATGAAAAAAAATCCTGCTCTTGACGAGCAGAAGCTCCGCAGTGCTGTCTCCTTTATCGCAGAAGCCCACAAGGGCCAATTCCGCAAAAGCGGCATGCCGTACACGGAACACCCTTACGAAGTCGCGAAAATCATCGCGGACATGAAGCTCGACACGTCTTCTGTCCTCGCTGGACTTCTGCATGATGTCGTTGAAGACACTCCGCATACGCTTGCAGAAATCAAGTCTCGTTTTGGTGAAGATACCGCTTTCATGGTCGATGCTGTAACCAAAATTTCCGCTGCACAAAAGCAGGGAAACAAGGTAGAACAGAAAGCCGAAACCTATCGAAAATTCATCAACGCGATGGCAAAGGATCCTCGCGTCATCATGACGAAAATCGCGGACCGTCTGCACAACATGCGCACGCTTCAATACATGAAGCCCGAAAAGCGAAAGATCATCGCGCAGGAAACGCTCGATATCTACACGCCGCTCACCCACCGTTTCGGTCTTTACCAGTTCAAATCCGAACTTGAAGACCTGGCGTTCAAATACCTGAATCCAGTCGAATACAAGCGTATCGTTGATCATTTGCTTTCTACCAAGGAAGAGCGTGAACGCTACATCAAGTCCGTCGTAAGACCGCTCCAGATTAAAATGGTCCTCGAAGATTTCGACTGTAAAATTTCCGGTCGAACAAAGAACATTTATAGCATCTATGGAAAGATGCTCAGCCGAGGCTGTTCGCTCGATGAAATTTTCGACATCTTCGCAATCCGCATCATTGTCGATACGATCCCGGAATGCTATCTCGCTCTTGGCTATGTGCACAACCTTTGGACTCCGATCCAGGGTCTTTTCAAAGACTACATCGCAACTCCGAAGCCGAACCTTTACCAGAGTATTCACACGACGGTCATCGGCCCCGAAAACAAGATGGTCGAAGTTCAGATCCGCACCAAGGACATGGACCTGACCGCCGAAAAGGGCTTTGCCGCACACTGGGCTTATAAGCTCGAAACGCAGCGCAGCGGTGAAGAACTCGAATGGCTCGACCGTTTGGCAAAGCTCCAGGCGGAAATTCCGGATTCGACGGAATACCTGAACTTCCTCCATGTGGACTTGAAAGACGAAGGCATCACCGTGTTTACGCCGAAGGGAGATTCCATTGAACTTCCGGAAGGCAGTACCGTTCTCGATTTCGCCTTTGCCGTACATACCCAGCTCGGCTTGCACTGTGTCGGCGCCCGCATCAACAACGATGTGATCAGCGCAACCCGCACCGTCAAGAACGGCGCCACGATCCAGGTGCTCACCAGCCACAATCAGAACCCGCTTCCGGAATGGCTCGAAATCGTCCGCACCGAAAAGGCGAAGCAGGAACTGCGCCGCTGGATGCGCACGAGCATCGTCAAAGAAGCTCAGATCCTCGGCAAGGAACTCTGGATGCGCGAACTGCGCATTTTCAAGATTACCAAGGCCGAAGAACAGCCGAAAACGGAAGAAATCTGCGAATTCTTCAACGTCAAAACGATTGAGGAATTTTACGAAAAGCTCGGTCAGGGCGAAATGGCCCTTTCGGAACTTGAAAAGTTTATCCAAAAAATCCATCCGGAAAAATTCAAGGAAGCCGACCCGACTTCCCCGGTGAAGCTCTTTGTGACGGACCAGGCGGACGAATCGCAGCTCCCCGTGGAAGTGGGCAATGAATCGAGTCTGCTTATCCATTTTGCAAACTGCTGTTCCCCGATTCCGGGCGAACCGATTGTCGGCGCCTTGATGCCGAAGCACGGTATTGAAATTCACCGCAAGGACTGTCCGCATCTGCCGATGATTCCGGAATCCCGTCGCATTTCGATGGAATGGAATCGCGATTCAAAGAAGGAATTCTTGGTCCATCTGAAGATCATCACCGATGACCGCAAGGGAATCACGACCGACATCATGGACGCGACAGCCCGTGCCAAGGTCTTTATCGAACGCATGAGTGTCGTTTCCGGCAAAAAGAACGGTCGCGTTCGACTGGTATTCCGCATTGCTCGCCGTGACATGCTCGATCACTTGATCGAAGAAATCCGCAAGATTTCCGGCGTCCACGAGGTGACCCGTCTATGA
- a CDS encoding fibrobacter succinogenes major paralogous domain-containing protein: MLKFGMVLCALLLVACGSDGSNTANADVDDDVLLDSRDGRTYKTVQIGSQVWMAENLNYKTDGSYCYEDDASNCKIYGRLYTWETAMKVCPKGFHLPSRAEFDTLFQAVGGKKNAATLLKSTSGWEGYDGEDGNGTDAYGFSALPAGERSRAEKYYSLGYDAMFWNSSDDNEYLNAQFPRVFAGDMILMNKYSNASQGDVYKEYACSVRCVKD, translated from the coding sequence ATGCTAAAATTTGGGATGGTGCTTTGTGCGCTTCTTCTTGTCGCTTGTGGGAGTGACGGATCGAATACGGCGAATGCAGATGTGGATGATGATGTCTTGCTGGATTCCCGTGACGGTCGCACCTATAAGACGGTTCAAATCGGTTCACAGGTTTGGATGGCGGAGAACCTGAATTATAAGACCGATGGCAGTTACTGTTACGAAGATGACGCCTCGAATTGCAAAATCTACGGACGGCTTTATACTTGGGAAACCGCCATGAAGGTTTGCCCGAAAGGCTTCCACTTGCCGAGCCGTGCCGAATTCGATACGCTTTTCCAAGCTGTCGGCGGAAAAAAGAACGCAGCGACGTTGTTGAAATCGACTTCCGGTTGGGAAGGTTATGACGGCGAGGATGGTAATGGAACGGATGCCTATGGATTTTCCGCACTTCCTGCCGGGGAGCGCAGTCGCGCAGAAAAGTATTACTCTCTTGGATATGATGCGATGTTCTGGAATTCATCCGACGATAATGAATATCTGAACGCACAATTTCCCAGAGTATTTGCTGGCGATATGATCCTCATGAACAAATATTCGAATGCAAGTCAGGGCGACGTTTACAAAGAGTATGCCTGTAGCGTCCGATGTGTGAAGGATTAG
- a CDS encoding aspartate-semialdehyde dehydrogenase: protein MSRNVAIVGATGAVGQELLSILEERNFKLDSLKLLASKRSAGRKVKFRGEELTIEELTHDSFKGVDIVFSSAGAAISQEFLPSAVKAGAVCIDNTSFYRMDPNVPLVVPEVNPEDIKLYKPEFGGKGIIANPNCTTIMMVVVLNPINKISKIKKIHISSYQSASGAGAVAMEELKQQYKDIIETGTTTHIAKFPHQLAYNVIPQIDKMTENDYTKEEMKMFNETRKIMHSDVRTSATCVRVSSLRSHSESVWFETEQPVSVEQIREALKNAPGVTLKDDPQNYVYPMPLESAGHDNVYVGRIRKDLADENSNTLWLTGDQIRKGAALNAVQIGELL, encoded by the coding sequence ATGAGTCGTAATGTTGCAATAGTCGGTGCCACGGGCGCAGTAGGACAAGAACTCCTCTCCATCCTTGAAGAACGCAACTTCAAGCTGGATTCTTTGAAGCTTCTCGCATCCAAGCGTAGCGCTGGCCGTAAGGTCAAGTTCCGCGGTGAAGAATTGACTATTGAAGAACTCACTCACGATTCCTTCAAGGGTGTGGACATCGTGTTCTCCTCCGCAGGAGCCGCCATTTCCCAGGAATTCCTTCCGTCCGCAGTGAAGGCCGGTGCTGTCTGCATCGACAACACTAGCTTCTACCGCATGGATCCGAACGTTCCTCTCGTCGTTCCTGAAGTGAATCCGGAAGACATCAAGCTTTACAAACCGGAATTCGGCGGTAAGGGCATCATCGCAAACCCGAACTGCACGACCATCATGATGGTTGTCGTTTTGAATCCGATCAACAAGATTTCGAAGATCAAGAAGATCCACATTTCTTCTTACCAGAGCGCAAGCGGCGCCGGTGCCGTTGCCATGGAAGAGTTGAAGCAGCAGTACAAGGACATCATCGAAACGGGTACGACGACTCATATTGCCAAATTCCCGCATCAGCTCGCCTACAACGTCATTCCGCAGATCGACAAGATGACGGAAAATGATTACACGAAGGAAGAGATGAAGATGTTCAACGAAACCCGCAAGATTATGCACTCCGATGTTCGCACCAGTGCAACTTGTGTTCGCGTGAGTTCTCTTCGTTCCCACTCCGAATCCGTCTGGTTCGAAACCGAACAACCGGTTTCCGTGGAACAGATCCGCGAAGCTTTGAAGAACGCTCCGGGCGTGACCCTCAAGGACGATCCGCAGAACTACGTTTATCCGATGCCGCTCGAAAGCGCAGGCCACGACAACGTCTATGTGGGCCGTATCCGTAAAGACCTCGCCGATGAAAACAGCAACACGCTGTGGCTCACCGGTGACCAGATCCGTAAGGGCGCCGCTCTCAACGCAGTCCAAATTGGCGAACTTCTGTAA